The Channa argus isolate prfri chromosome 14, Channa argus male v1.0, whole genome shotgun sequence genome includes a window with the following:
- the LOC137140662 gene encoding natural killer cell receptor 2B4-like isoform X2: MMCFILVLGLLVCIKVQGSTAVTPVFVQKGHDVLLEVRKDDVPERFLLFLWKFSEDVLVTFTPKSEPIVSKRYTGRVEFSVENYSVKLKNLQETDSGHFTAQVTTNKQRTVADYKVTVQDPVSPVNLTVDSVSRSTNLCNLTVTCRTQDSHISSTFTCDTQTCSQEEGERSKVTASGASLQVYLVNDSIICNHSNQVSWTENQEQTKIRVSCP; the protein is encoded by the exons ATGATGTGTTTCATTCTGGTACTCGGACTACTGGTCTGCATAAAGGTACAAG gatccacagctgtgactcctgtgtttgtgcagaaggGTCATGATGTTCTTCTGGAAGTCAGGAAAGATGATGTTCCTgaaagatttttattatttttatggaaATTCAGTGAAGATGTTTTagtaacattcacacctaaatcAGAACCAATAGTCTCTAAACGTTACACTGGAAGAGTTGAGTTCTCTGTGGAAAATTACTCTGTTAAACTGAAGAATCTacaagagacagacagtggacATTTTACTGCACAAGTGACAACTAACAAACAAAGAACAGTCGCTGATTATAAAGTCACAGTTCAAG ATCCAGTGTCTCCAGTCAATCTGACAGTGGACTCTGTGTCCAGAAGCACAAAcctctgtaacctcactgtgacctgcaggacACAGGACTCTCACATCAGCAGCACTTTTACATGCGACACCCAAACCTGCAgccaggaggaaggagagaggtcaaaggtcacagcctCTGGTGCTTCTCTCCAAGTCTACCTGGTTAATGACTCTATCAtctgtaaccatagcaaccagGTCAGCTGGACTgaaaaccaagaacaaacaaagattCGTGTTTCCTGTCCCTGA
- the LOC137140662 gene encoding SLAM family member 9-like isoform X1 — translation MMCFILVLGLLVCIKVQGSTAVTPVFVQKGHDVLLEVRKDDVPERFLLFLWKFSEDVLVTFTPKSEPIVSKRYTGRVEFSVENYSVKLKNLQETDSGHFTAQVTTNKQRTVADYKVTVQDPVSPVVLTVDSVSRSTNLCNLTVTCRTQDSHISSTFTCDTQTCSQEEGERSKVTASGASLQVYLVNDSIICNHSNQVSWTENQEQTKIWNFCPRHCGSENLSAGFSCCLVKTVVFSVGLIIMVSAVIGVHLMETFKKKNQEETKKQ, via the exons ATGATGTGTTTCATTCTGGTACTCGGACTACTGGTCTGCATAAAGGTACAAG gatccacagctgtgactcctgtgtttgtgcagaaggGTCATGATGTTCTTCTGGAAGTCAGGAAAGATGATGTTCCTgaaagatttttattatttttatggaaATTCAGTGAAGATGTTTTagtaacattcacacctaaatcAGAACCAATAGTCTCTAAACGTTACACTGGAAGAGTTGAGTTCTCTGTGGAAAATTACTCTGTTAAACTGAAGAATCTacaagagacagacagtggacATTTTACTGCACAAGTGACAACTAACAAACAAAGAACAGTCGCTGATTATAAAGTCACAGTTCAAG ATCCAGTGTCTCCAGTCGTGCTGACAGTGGACTCTGTGTCCAGAAGCACAAAcctctgtaacctcactgtgacctgcaggacacaggactctcacatcagcagcacttttacatgtgacacccaaacctgcagccaggaggaaggagagaggtcaaaggtcacagcctCTGGTGCTTCTCTCCAAGTCTACCTGGTTAATGACTCTATCAtctgtaaccatagcaaccaAGTCAGCTGGACTgaaaaccaagaacaaacaaagatttGGAATTTCTGTCCCCGACATTGTg GTTCAGAGAATCTCTCTGCTGGTTTCTCTTGCTGCCTGGTGAAGACGGTCGTGTTCTCCGTTGGTCTGATCATCATGGTGTCTGCTGTCATCGGTGTCCATCTCATGGAGACGTTCAAGAAGAAAAACCAAGAAGAAACGAAGAAACAATAG